DNA sequence from the Acidobacteriota bacterium genome:
GGTTGAATTCTTGTATCAGCACCACGTCGGGCTTGAGGGCCTTGAAGATATGCTCTCCTGGGCCGTCCTCGGGGTAGCTTTGATGCGGTCCGCTGGAGGTATTGGCCGCCATGATCCGCACCCGCACCCCGTCCTGCCCCAGCAGGGGAGCGCATGACAAGAAGACAATCGCAAAGGTGGAAGTAATCCAGTTAAAACGACCCACGGCAACCTCCTCAGCATGGATATCGAGATGGACTTACCTGATTAACGAGGCAGAGGAGGCTTTTCTCTCAGGGAGCCGGTGGCGGCAGAGAGCTTTTTGGGGCACTTCCTCCATCGCCGCAAGGATGCGCCTCCCACCAGGCTTGGCACAACCTGCTGCTCCATAGTCTTCGCCGGCTGGGACTGACGAAACGCTTCACCCATCACCCGCCCCTTGGGGATTGGAGTAGTAGTGGCGAAGCCGGCGCATCCTTGCGGCGATGGAGGCAACCGGAAGGGACAGCAACCTACTGCCCGGCGTCGTAAGACAGCTCAGCGAATCCAAACACCCAATCCCCAGCCCCCGGCTGGGGACAGTGCGGAGCTTCTCGTACGTCCCAGCCGCCGAAGACTACGGAGCGGCAGGTTGTAGCAAGCCTGGTGGGAGGCGCATCCCTGCGGCGATGGAGGCAGTGCTTCACTCCGCCCGAAGCGCCCGCACGGGATTAGTTCGTGACGCCCGAAGCGCCGGCACCAACACGGCGCCGGTGGCGATGAGTCCCAGCAGCACGATCCCCGCCGCGTAGACCAAGGGATCGGTAGGACTGACCTCGGCCAGAATGCTGACCGCCGTCCGGGTAAGAGCCACGGACAATCCCAGGCCGATCACCAGTCCCGCGACGGTAAGCACCACCCCCTGCCGCATCACCAGCCGCAGGATGTCCTGGCGGCAGGCTCCCATGGCCATGCGCACGCCGATTTCCTGTGTCCGCTGGGCGCTGAGGAAGGCGATGACCCCGTAAATCCCCACCGCCGCCAACAGGATGGCGGCCCCGGCGAAAATCGCCAGCAAGGTGGAGATAAAGGCCCGCGTTTCCAGCGATTCGGCGGCGATTTCACGCAGCGGACGGATGTCGTTGACCGGCAGCTTGGAGTCCAGCGCCCACATCTGTTCCCGCACCGTCTCGGTCAATGCCAGCGGCTCGCCTTGGGTGCGTATGAACAGCGCCTGGATGCCGGGCCAGGTCACCTGCCGATAGGGGACGTAGAAGACCGGATAGGTCTCGCGGTCGCGCCCTTGCAGCTTGACGTCCTCAACCACGCCCACCACGGTGCGCAGCACGTCCTCGTCGCGCCAGGAGCGGATGCGCTTGCCCAGCGGATCCTCTCCCGGAAACATGCGCTCGGCCAGCAGCTTGGAGATGACGGTGACCGGCACGCTCTCGGCGCCGTCGCGCGAATCGAAGGCGCGTCCGCCCAGCAGGTCGAGTCCTACGGTGGAAAAGTAGTCCTCGCCCACCGAACTCCACATGGCCAGGTACTCGGGTCCGTTAGGGGGCATGGGGGCGCCTTCTTCCAGGTGGGCGCGGAAGACGTAGGCTCCTCCGCCCTGGAAAGGAATGACCGAAGCTCCGCTGACGCCCTCGATGCCGGGGACTTGCTCCAGCCGCTGGGAAATCTCGCGGTAGAAAGCGTCGCGCTGGGCCTTTTGCGGATAGCGTCCCGAAGGCAGGCGCAGCCGCACGATGAGCATGTTGTCAACCTCGATGGCGGGATCGGAGGCGGCCACTTTAGCGAAGCTGCGGATCATCAGTCCGGCGCCGATCAGCAGCACCAGCGACAGGGCCACCTGGGCGGCGGCCAGCAGCGAACGGGTGCGGCGCGATCCTCCCGTGAGGGCTTGGCGTCCGGCGCTGTGAAGGGCCTGGGCCAGGCGTCCGCGCGAGATCTGAAGGGCGGGGACGAGTCCGAAGGCGGCGGCGGTGGCGAGTCCGAGGAAGCCGGCGAATAGCAGCACGCGCCAGTCGAGCGAGGCTTCCGCCACGCGTCCCAGGTTTCGCGGGAAGGCCAAAAAGAGGTCGATGCCGCCCAGCGCCACGATCAGGCCGAGTCCGGCGCCGGCCAGCCCCAGCAGGGCGCTCTCGGTCAAAAGCTGGCGGATGATGCGGGCGCGTCCGGCGCCCAGCGCCATGCGGACGGACATTTCGCGCGTCCGGTCGGCGGCGCGGGCCAGCAGCAAGTTGGCCACGTTGACGCACACGATCAGCAGCACGAAGAGCACGGCGCCGAAAAGGATCCAAAGCACCGTCCGCAACTGTGGATCGGCTATCCAGTCGCTCAGAGTGTAGAGGGTGGCGGAGTATTTTCCGCGCTGGTCGGGCAGCTCTTGGGCGATGCGGGCGGCGTGGGCCTGCAGGCGGGCCCGGGCCTGCGGCACGGTGACGCCCGGGGCCAGGCGTCCGATGGCGCGCATGTTGAAGTTGTCTCGTTCCTGCAAG
Encoded proteins:
- a CDS encoding ABC transporter permease; amino-acid sequence: MRDGIRSLMRRPGVALTALLVLALGIGASVTIFSLISAALLRPLPYPQAERIVVPAGVDTERNEDRLTVAYPDVQDWKQEEGLFQDLSVVSFSTADLTTGGDPETVRGIYVDEGYFRIFQVKPVIGRLYQPEEYLPGDNQSVIISSGLWQTRFGGQEDVVGSIIEMSGYRVEVIGVVDPEDVWPTGLQYWLSNRVSDPPPPSLQERDNFNMRAIGRLAPGVTVPQARARLQAHAARIAQELPDQRGKYSATLYTLSDWIADPQLRTVLWILFGAVLFVLLIVCVNVANLLLARAADRTREMSVRMALGAGRARIIRQLLTESALLGLAGAGLGLIVALGGIDLFLAFPRNLGRVAEASLDWRVLLFAGFLGLATAAAFGLVPALQISRGRLAQALHSAGRQALTGGSRRTRSLLAAAQVALSLVLLIGAGLMIRSFAKVAASDPAIEVDNMLIVRLRLPSGRYPQKAQRDAFYREISQRLEQVPGIEGVSGASVIPFQGGGAYVFRAHLEEGAPMPPNGPEYLAMWSSVGEDYFSTVGLDLLGGRAFDSRDGAESVPVTVISKLLAERMFPGEDPLGKRIRSWRDEDVLRTVVGVVEDVKLQGRDRETYPVFYVPYRQVTWPGIQALFIRTQGEPLALTETVREQMWALDSKLPVNDIRPLREIAAESLETRAFISTLLAIFAGAAILLAAVGIYGVIAFLSAQRTQEIGVRMAMGACRQDILRLVMRQGVVLTVAGLVIGLGLSVALTRTAVSILAEVSPTDPLVYAAGIVLLGLIATGAVLVPALRASRTNPVRALRAE